In Sphingobacterium sp. R2, the genomic stretch TACCCCATCAACCACATATAAAGGTTGTCTGTTGTTACTTAGGGAATTAATGCCACGGATCTGAATGTTAACAGCACTAGATGCTCCCCCTGGAGCGGAATTAATTTGCACACCCGGTGCTTTTCCATAAAGGGCCGAACCAATGTTTGTCGTACCTGCTTGGGTCAATTCTTTAGAGCTTATTGTCGATGAGGCATATCCAAGAGCTTTAGCCTCTCTTTTGATTCCCATTGCTGTTACCACAACTTCGTCCAAAGCGGATGCATCTTCCGTTAATTTGATATTAAGTGTTTTTGAAGAACCAACAGTTATTTCTTGTGATTTGTATCCAACAATAGATACCCGTAAGACTTCGCCCGGCGATGCTTGGATCGTAAACGACCCATTACTTCCGGTTTGCGTACCGCGAGCTGTTCCTTTTACAGAAACTGTTGCCCCGGATACAGGTCCCTTCGCATCTGAAACTATTCCAGAAATGCTTTGCTGCGCATAAAGAGATGTCGCACTAAAAAGTGTGCATAGCGCTAATCCTGCAGTTTTTTTGTAAAATAGACTCATATTCTACTGATTAATTTGTGTGTAACTAGATTTAAATATTCGGTGTATTAGGTTTTCTACAACAAGGCACATTGTACCTTTTATTTGCGCATCTTTATGAAGTTCCGAGATTGCCAGATGTGTTGTTTTAGCAATCTCAGGTATACAAAATTCATTTAGCGCAATTTGAATATGCGGTTCTAATATATGACCAACTTCAGCACCGCGGCCGCTGATCAATATCTGTTTCGGATTTAAAATATGAATTAAGGTCGAAATACCTTTTCCAAGCATATAGCCAATTTTTCCTATATTATTTATAGCAACTTGATCACCTACTCTGATCGAATCAAACAATGCTTCGAGTTTATTGTCGTTACTATTTATAAAAGTGCTATAAATTGAATATTGCTCATTCTCAATATCATTCTCGACATATTTTATAGCAGCATTGAGTGAGGCTACAACTTCTAGGCAACCCCTTTTGCCGCAAGAACAGAGCATTTGGTTATCTGCTAATGGGATGTGGCTAAATTCACCCGCGTATCCGGCTGTTCCCTTAAATATAGCGTTATTGATGATTATCCCCAGTCCGACACCCCAGTTAAGGTTAATAATTAAAGAACTCGTGATGTCTTTTGCTATTCCCAATTGTTTTTCTGCCAACGCAATACATCGAGAATCATTCTCTATCACAGTTGGTATATTAAATCTTTTCTCAATATTTCGCTTAAGATTAAATAGACCATGAGCTTTGGGGTAAGATTCATTTATGCCTAATTCGCTGTTGACAAATCCAGGTATACTCACCCCAATGCCGATGAAGTTTTTAAGTGATATTGTAGACTTTTGAATCAATTCCTCTGCACGATTTAGTATGGTATCTAGCGAAGATTTTTCCTTTAATTCTACTGCTATATCGCGATCTTCTGCAATCACCTTATTATGCAAATCAGAAATCGAGATTGTAGTAAAATACTGATCGCATGCGATTGAAAGGATATAGTTATCTGAGTTTTCATTTATGGTGTACTGAATCGGTCGGCGTCCACCAGTTGACTCCGCAAATCCACATTCAACTATTATATTTTGCTCAATTAAGTGATTAACAACCTTAGTTACGGAGGGAGTGCTTTTTGCTATCTTTTTAGCAAGATCAGCAATTGACAGCATCGATTCAACATAAAGGTTTATTAATATCTCGTTTTCCATCGTAAATGAATGGTTAGTAGAAGTCGGTTAAACTTTCGTTAAAGATATGTTAAAAAAAAAGTAAGTTCCAAAAACTTTTTGTTTTTTTTTAAAAAGTTTTGATTTCTTTATTTTTTGCGGGATGAAAGCTGCTAAACATTGTAACAAGCTTGTCACTAAAGAACTCCTGTTTGTGCCTTTTAATTGGAGATTAGGCATAAAAGTGAATATCAAATAGCTTATATTTACCTTCTAATTATAGTATCTGATTATGAAACAACGCTATTACTCCTTGGATGTCTTTCGTGGAGCTACTGTGGCACTGATGATTATGGTGAATAATCCTGGGACATGGGCTCATATGTTTGCACCGCTAAAACATGCAGAATGGCATGGTTGCTCGCCTACAGACCTGGTTTTTCCTTTTTTTCTTTTTGCAGTCGGTAATGCCATGTCGTTTGTGATACCCCGGTTGCAGGAAGCTGGTCCGGCTGTTTTTTGGAAAAAAGTCCTTAAGCGCACAGTTTTGATTTTTGCCATAGGTCTGTTTATAAACTGGTGGCCCTTTGTCAAGTGGGAGGGGGCTGAACTGGTATTTAAACAATGGGTTGACGGAACTGATCCAAGTCGGGGTATCCGTATCTTCGGTGTATTGCAACGTATTGCTGTGGCCTACTGCTTTGCATCAATTCTTGCTTATTATTTTAAAGAAAAAACGATTATCTGGATCTCTGCAATCATACTATTGTTATATTGGGCAATTTGTGCTATTGCGGGTGGGGTAGATCCTTATAGCTTGGACGGCTGGTTTGGTACAAAGTATGATATCGCCATTTTGGGTTTACCGCATGTTTACAAAGGGGAGGGGGTGCCGTTTGATCCTGAAGGTCTGATGAGTACCTTGCCTACCATAGTACAGGTCGTGTTTGGATATTTAGTTGGTGTATTTATTAAAAAACAAGGTCAGGTGGACTGGCTGTGGAAGAAAGTTCCCGCTTCGAACGAACCGCATTTTAAATTGTTGGCGGGGATGTTTGTGGCCGGATTTATTTTGGTCGTATTGGCGTGGATATGGGCATTAGGCTTTCCGATCAATAAAAAAATATGGACAAGTTCGTATGTACTCTATACAACTGGTTTGGCAACCATGACGATCGGTGGTATGATCTGGTTTATCGAGGTGCAGGGTGTAAGAAATAAATTGACAAAATTTTTTGATGTTTTTGGTAAAAATCCGCTATTCATCTTTGTATTGAGCGGTATTCTTCCGCGCTTTTTAGGACTATTCCGTATCCCAGACGGCGTTAAGGATGACGGTACACAACAATACATTGATGCTTTCGCTTGGTTCTATAAATATGTTTGCGCGAAAATACCTGGAATCCCGGAAGTTGGCTCTTTTGTTTATTCGCTCTGCTTTCTGACGTTGATGTGGGTAATCTGCTATTGGTTGGATAAGAAAAAGATCTATGTAAAGGTATAATAGCATCTGAAACTTTGCTTATTAAATATTTTGGCAACCAAATACTTTTGCTATCTTTGCAGCCAATTAATAAAATTTTTAACGCTTTAATATTATTCAGGAAATGTATTTAAGTAAAGAGTACAAAGCTGACATCTTCGCAGAATTTGCTGGATCAGCTACAAACACAGGATCTACTGAAGGTCAAGTTGCTTTATTCACTAAGAGAATTGCTCACTTAACTGAGCACTTGAAAAAAAACAGAAAAGATTTCGGTACACAACGTGCCCTACAAATGTTAGTAGGTAAACGTCGTTCATTATTAGCTTATCTTTACAAAAAAGATATCAACCGTTACCGTGCGATCATTAAAGGTCTAGGTTTACGTGATATTATCAAATAAGCTTTAATACAAAGGTGTTAAGAAAGCCATCCAATTTTTGGATGGCTTTTTTTGTGTTTATACAGAAATGAGGTATTCTTATTTTTTAGCAAAATTCGGCACAGATTTCTTAGCGAAGTATTGTAATAAATGTATACATTTTATACGCGGGTTGCTTCGCTAACAATGCGATTAGCTGAGTTCAAAAGTTCGCTTAGGCGAGGTACACCTAAAGAAAGTGGGCGAGCATTTAAAACGGCCGTTTAACCTGCACTTTCATTTGAGCCGACATACATTTGCTACCAATGTACTGAACAACGGTATGAGGATAGAGTATGTATGTAAGTTGCTTGACCACGCTACCGTACAGCAAACACAGGTATATCCAAAAATTGTAAAATTTTCTTTTTCTATGGGTTTTAATAAATTTTAAATTCTAGTATTTCTATAAGTTGATAATTGATAAAAAGCATTAAAATCATTAAAACTTGTAAGTAATGAAAGTTTTAATGATTTATTGGGTAACTTTGCACTATGATAAATTACACAAACCGCAAAGAATACCTGTCTAAATTATTAGCCTATAAAGATAAAGATCTTATCAAAGTAGTTAGTGGATTACGCAGAAGCGGGAAAAGCACCTTATTTGAATTGTATCGTCAAACATTAGTGGAAATGGGTGTACCTGCAAGTCAAATTGTATTTCTGAACTTTGAAGATTTTGAACTGCGTAAATTTCTCAACGATTTAGATGGTTTGTACGCACACATTATCGGAAATTTAGATTTGTCAAAACCAAGCTATGTTTTTTTAGATGAAATCCAAAACGTCAACGAGTTTGAGCGTTTGGTGGATGGATTATTTGTAAAGCCAAATATAGACGTTTACATTACAGGGTCAAATGCTTTTTTGTTGTCAGGAGAACTAGCAACTTTATTGAGTGGACGATACATAGAAATTTCTATTTTGCCCTTTTCGTTCAAAGAATATTTAACAGCAAGAGATATTGATACATCGAATAAATACCTCAACTATGAAGCTCTTTTCTTTGATTACATTAATGAAACGTCTTTGCCCAAAGGCGTTGAATTGCGTGAAGGTGGTTACGATATTATCCAAGAATATCTCGAAGCCATTTACACCACCATTGTTGAAAAGGACATTACCCAACGTCATCAGATTAACGATAAACGCGCTTTTGGTAATATTGTGAAATTCGTAGCTTCCAATATTGGAAATCCGCTTTCGCCTGGTAATATTGCTAAAACCTTAAAACAGGACGGACAAACCACCCATAACACAACAGTAGAAAGGTATCTAGAATATCTAACAGCAAGTTTTGTGTTTTATAAAGTAAACCGTTTTGATTTGAAAGGAAGGAAGCAATTAGCTACTCAGGAAAAATACTATTTGGTCGATGCAGGTTTGCTCAACGTCTTAACAGGTAAGGAGCGCACTACAGACAGAGGACACATTTTGGAAAATATTGTTTATCTGGAACTGTTACGTAGAGGCAATAAAATTTGGACAGGTACAGCCCGAAATGCAGAAGTAGATTTTGTGTGCAGAACACCCAAAGGCGATATAGCATATTATCAGGTAGCTTGGGAAATGTCCAATGAAAAGACCGTAGAACGTGAATTTGGCTCATTGGAGAAAATTAATGACAACTACCCGAAATATTTACTAACTACAGACTCATTTACACAAGACCGGAATGGAGTTAAACATCTGAATGTGTTTAACTGGTTGCTTGAATTGTAAAGACAAAATATAGACGATAAAGAATTAAAGCGAATTTCAAAGCTTACAGCAATTTTAACTCAGTTACAAACCAAGCGTTTAATAACGGCTTCCGAATTAGCAGACAGATTTTCTATAAGTAAGAGAACTATTTATAGGGACATTAAAGCATTGGAACAAGCAGGGATTCCTATACTTACTGAAGAAGGAAAAGGGATGGTCAGCTTCTGCCCCGAGGATAAGCGTGATAGCTTAGCCATGCAAATATTAGTCGAAAAAGACAGAAAATTAAAATAAGAAATGGAGTATAGCGGGATGGGTTACTGTAGCTTCGGGCTTCGGCTGGAAGAGCCCTTTGATAGGGGGCAAGTTAAGACCAAGTTATTACCAAGTTTGCCCTGTAGGCAGTTTGAGTGTACAGTGAGTCCACGTTGAGTCCACCTTTTAAGCTTCTCTCACTGTGCCTGTATGTTTTTTACAAGTCGTGAGGGGGACGAACTTGGGGCAAACTTGTCCATAAGCAATTTGCAACAAAGTCCCTTGAAAATTGCAATATTTATAATTGTCATTTTACTCGGATTTGTAATTTATTAAAAATCAACAACATGCTTGATTATAGATGCTCGCAGTGGTATCTTTAGGTATGGGAATAAATGATAATGGATTTATCAGGGGCCTAGTTGGCCCACTGGTAAATAGAAAAGTTGGTAACAAAAACTACCTGCAGAGCAGGCCACATCGTGTCAAACAGACGGAAGATACGAAGCGGGCAGGCAAGGATTTTGGAAATGTAAGCCGTGCCGGTGCACTGATGCGGATGTGTTTTGGCGAAATACATCAAGGGCTTCATGACGGGCAGATGGGCAATCGGCTAAATAGGCAGATCTATCGTGCAATAAAGACCAACCTCGATTCGGATAAAGGTAGCCGTACACTGAGCAACAGCATATTGGATAGGTTGGTGAATTTTCAGTTTAATGAAAACTGCCACATGCACGATTATTTTTTTATTGATCCTGTAGTTTCCATGAACAAGAAGAAAGATCTTAAAATATCATTCCCGGAGTTTGATATCAAAAGAGCGCTGGTCCTTCCTGACAAATGCAATGCAGTGGTATTCAAATTTCATGCCTTCTCATTTGATTTTGATGAGTTTGAACTCACAGAAATAAAAGGGGTAGAATGGGAATACGATGTTAAGTATAAAGAGAATGTGATACCGGCAAAAAACTTGACCATTAAATGTAACGATTTTGTCGGTAGTTCAATATTTGTGGGATTTACTATGCTGTATCTGGAAAAGGGAAGCTATCGGTCAAATGTGCTCAATGAGATAGATTTTAATCCAGCTTCGATTCTAGCAGCTTTTCAGCTTGTGTAAGGTATAAGGCACATTTTGGGAAACGAAAATAAAAATTGAATTGATAGATAGTATTTGCGTATTTAGCCTGCGGTTAATTGCACTAATCTTAATATTTTAATTTACCTTTGTGCTGAAATCTAATGTATTTAAAATATTGGCATGCTGCCAACAAGACGAAAAGCATGTCGCAAACAAGATTAAATGAATTACAACGAAATTAAAACAACCATCGATATGGGTAATGGCACCCAGATCGAATTGTCTACAGGAAAATTGGCCAAGCAAGCTGATGGTGCTGTAGTATTAAAACAAGGCAATACGATGTTGCTTGCGACAGTCGTTTCTGCTAAAGAAGCTAAATCTGGTGTCGATTTTTTACCTTTATCTGTAGATTATCAAGAAAAATATGCGGCAACTGGCCGTATTCCAGGTGGTTTCTTACGTCGTGAAGCCAGATTGTCAGACTATGAGGTGTTGATCTCACGTTTGGTAGACCGTGCATTGCGTCCTTTGTTCCCTGAAAATTATCATGCAGATACTCAAGTGGCGATTAGCTTAATTTCTGCAGATAAAGATATTATGCCTGACGCTTTAGCAGGCTTGGCTGCTTCTGCGGCGATCGCAGTATCTGATATTCCTTTCAATGGTCCTATTTCAGAAGTTCGTGTAGCAAAAATTGATGGTCAATTGGTGATCAATCCAAAATTATCTGAACTTGAAAAAGCAACTTTAGAATTTATCGTTGCTGGTTCTGCACAAGATATAGGCATGGTTGAAGGTGAAGCAAAGGAAATTTCTGAAGCTGAAATGGTTGAAGCCATTGCTTTTGCACACGAGGCAATCAAAAAGCAAGTTGCTGCTCAGGTGGAATTGGCGAATCTGGTTGGTAAAACAGTTAAACGTGAATACAATCACGAACCAGAAAATTTAGAATTGAGAGATTCAATCTTTGCAGCTACTTACGATAAAGTGTATGCTATTGCAAAATCTGCTTCTGCAAAACATGACCGTTCTGAAAGTTTCGCGAAGATTGCAGAAGAATATAGAGCAACAATGCCTGAGGAATTGGATGATGATACAGCGTTCTTGTTTAAGAAATATTTCCACGATGTGCAGTATGATGCTGTTCGTAATCTTGTATTGGATGAA encodes the following:
- a CDS encoding carboxypeptidase-like regulatory domain-containing protein, with amino-acid sequence MSLFYKKTAGLALCTLFSATSLYAQQSISGIVSDAKGPVSGATVSVKGTARGTQTGSNGSFTIQASPGEVLRVSIVGYKSQEITVGSSKTLNIKLTEDASALDEVVVTAMGIKREAKALGYASSTISSKELTQAGTTNIGSALYGKAPGVQINSAPGGASSAVNIQIRGINSLSNNRQPLYVVDGVMIRNDQQAGSKGLNNTGGITDPGGKQYGLTIEYVETVC
- a CDS encoding ROK family protein; the protein is MENEILINLYVESMLSIADLAKKIAKSTPSVTKVVNHLIEQNIIVECGFAESTGGRRPIQYTINENSDNYILSIACDQYFTTISISDLHNKVIAEDRDIAVELKEKSSLDTILNRAEELIQKSTISLKNFIGIGVSIPGFVNSELGINESYPKAHGLFNLKRNIEKRFNIPTVIENDSRCIALAEKQLGIAKDITSSLIINLNWGVGLGIIINNAIFKGTAGYAGEFSHIPLADNQMLCSCGKRGCLEVVASLNAAIKYVENDIENEQYSIYSTFINSNDNKLEALFDSIRVGDQVAINNIGKIGYMLGKGISTLIHILNPKQILISGRGAEVGHILEPHIQIALNEFCIPEIAKTTHLAISELHKDAQIKGTMCLVVENLIHRIFKSSYTQINQ
- a CDS encoding acyltransferase family protein produces the protein MKQRYYSLDVFRGATVALMIMVNNPGTWAHMFAPLKHAEWHGCSPTDLVFPFFLFAVGNAMSFVIPRLQEAGPAVFWKKVLKRTVLIFAIGLFINWWPFVKWEGAELVFKQWVDGTDPSRGIRIFGVLQRIAVAYCFASILAYYFKEKTIIWISAIILLLYWAICAIAGGVDPYSLDGWFGTKYDIAILGLPHVYKGEGVPFDPEGLMSTLPTIVQVVFGYLVGVFIKKQGQVDWLWKKVPASNEPHFKLLAGMFVAGFILVVLAWIWALGFPINKKIWTSSYVLYTTGLATMTIGGMIWFIEVQGVRNKLTKFFDVFGKNPLFIFVLSGILPRFLGLFRIPDGVKDDGTQQYIDAFAWFYKYVCAKIPGIPEVGSFVYSLCFLTLMWVICYWLDKKKIYVKV
- the rpsO gene encoding 30S ribosomal protein S15; this encodes MYLSKEYKADIFAEFAGSATNTGSTEGQVALFTKRIAHLTEHLKKNRKDFGTQRALQMLVGKRRSLLAYLYKKDINRYRAIIKGLGLRDIIK
- a CDS encoding tyrosine-type recombinase/integrase — translated: MGEHLKRPFNLHFHLSRHTFATNVLNNGMRIEYVCKLLDHATVQQTQVYPKIVKFSFSMGFNKF
- a CDS encoding ATP-binding protein; amino-acid sequence: MINYTNRKEYLSKLLAYKDKDLIKVVSGLRRSGKSTLFELYRQTLVEMGVPASQIVFLNFEDFELRKFLNDLDGLYAHIIGNLDLSKPSYVFLDEIQNVNEFERLVDGLFVKPNIDVYITGSNAFLLSGELATLLSGRYIEISILPFSFKEYLTARDIDTSNKYLNYEALFFDYINETSLPKGVELREGGYDIIQEYLEAIYTTIVEKDITQRHQINDKRAFGNIVKFVASNIGNPLSPGNIAKTLKQDGQTTHNTTVERYLEYLTASFVFYKVNRFDLKGRKQLATQEKYYLVDAGLLNVLTGKERTTDRGHILENIVYLELLRRGNKIWTGTARNAEVDFVCRTPKGDIAYYQVAWEMSNEKTVEREFGSLEKINDNYPKYLLTTDSFTQDRNGVKHLNVFNWLLEL
- a CDS encoding helix-turn-helix transcriptional regulator, with product MLTQLQTKRLITASELADRFSISKRTIYRDIKALEQAGIPILTEEGKGMVSFCPEDKRDSLAMQILVEKDRKLK